The following are from one region of the Shinella sp. PSBB067 genome:
- the betA gene encoding choline dehydrogenase: MQNADYIIIGSGSAGSALAYRLSEDGRHTVMVLEYGGSDIGPFIQMPAALAWPMSMKRYNWGYLSEPEPNLNNRRITAPRGKVLGGSSSINGLVYVRGHAEDFNRWEALGAQGWAYADVLPYYKRLETSLGGEAGWRGTDGPLHVRRGPVTNPLFHAFIQAGQQAGFETTEDYNGSKQEGFGLMEQTIHNGRRWSAANAYLRPAMKRQNVSLLRCFARKIVIENGRAVGVEIERGGKIEVVKANREVIVSASSFNSPKLLMLSGIGPAQHLKDMGIAVKMDRPGVGANLQDHMEFYFQQVSTKPVSLYSWLPWFWQGVAGAQWLLSKGGLGASNQFEACAFLRSAAGLKQPDIQYHFLPVAISYDGKAAARSHGFQVHVGYNLSKSRGNVTLRSADPMADPVIRFNYMSHEEDWVKFRHCVRLTREIFSQKAFDDYRGPEIQPGEAVQTDEEIDAFLREHLESAYHPCGTCRMGSADDPMAVVDPQTRVIGVEALRVADSSIFPHVTYGNLNAPSIMTGEKAADHILGRQPLARSNQEPWTNPRAAVSDR, translated from the coding sequence ATGCAGAACGCAGACTACATCATCATCGGCTCCGGCTCGGCTGGATCGGCGCTGGCCTACCGGCTCTCGGAGGACGGCAGGCATACGGTCATGGTGCTGGAATATGGCGGCTCGGATATCGGGCCGTTCATCCAGATGCCGGCGGCGCTGGCCTGGCCGATGAGCATGAAGCGCTATAACTGGGGCTATCTCTCCGAGCCGGAGCCGAACCTCAACAACCGCAGGATCACCGCGCCGCGCGGAAAGGTGCTCGGCGGCTCGTCCTCCATCAACGGGCTCGTCTATGTGCGCGGCCATGCGGAGGACTTCAACCGCTGGGAGGCGCTCGGCGCGCAGGGCTGGGCCTATGCGGACGTGCTGCCCTATTACAAGCGGCTGGAGACCTCGCTCGGCGGCGAGGCGGGCTGGCGCGGCACGGACGGGCCGCTGCATGTGCGGCGCGGACCGGTGACGAACCCGCTCTTCCACGCCTTCATCCAGGCCGGCCAGCAGGCAGGCTTCGAGACGACGGAAGATTACAACGGCTCCAAGCAGGAGGGCTTCGGCCTGATGGAGCAGACGATCCATAACGGCCGCCGCTGGTCGGCGGCGAACGCCTATCTGCGCCCGGCAATGAAGCGGCAGAACGTTTCCCTCCTGCGCTGCTTCGCGCGAAAAATCGTCATCGAGAACGGCCGTGCGGTCGGCGTCGAGATCGAGCGGGGCGGCAAGATCGAGGTGGTGAAGGCGAACCGCGAGGTGATCGTCTCGGCCTCCTCCTTCAACTCGCCGAAGCTGCTGATGCTCTCCGGCATCGGCCCGGCGCAGCATCTCAAGGACATGGGCATCGCGGTGAAGATGGACCGGCCGGGGGTCGGGGCGAACCTGCAGGACCACATGGAGTTCTATTTCCAGCAGGTCTCCACCAAGCCGGTCTCGCTCTATTCCTGGCTACCGTGGTTCTGGCAGGGCGTGGCGGGCGCGCAGTGGCTGCTTTCCAAGGGCGGGCTCGGCGCCTCCAACCAGTTCGAGGCCTGCGCGTTCCTGCGCTCGGCGGCGGGGCTGAAGCAGCCGGACATCCAGTATCACTTCCTGCCCGTCGCCATCTCCTATGACGGCAAGGCGGCGGCCAGGAGCCACGGCTTCCAGGTGCATGTCGGCTACAACCTGTCGAAATCGCGCGGCAACGTGACGCTCCGCTCGGCCGATCCGATGGCCGATCCGGTGATCCGCTTCAACTACATGAGCCACGAGGAGGACTGGGTGAAGTTCCGCCATTGCGTGCGCCTCACCCGCGAGATCTTCAGCCAGAAGGCCTTCGACGACTATCGCGGCCCGGAAATCCAGCCCGGCGAGGCGGTGCAGACGGACGAAGAGATCGACGCCTTCCTGCGCGAGCATCTGGAAAGCGCCTACCATCCCTGCGGCACATGCCGCATGGGGTCGGCCGACGACCCGATGGCGGTGGTCGACCCGCAGACCCGCGTCATCGGCGTCGAGGCCTTGCGCGTGGCGGACAGCTCCATCTTCCCGCACGTCACCTACGGCAACCTCAACGCGCCGTCGATCATGACCGGCGAGAAGGCGGCCGACCACATCCTCGGCAGGCAGCCGCTGGCCCGCTCCAACCAGGAACCATGGACGAACCCGCGGGCGGCGGTGAGCGATCGGTAG
- the betB gene encoding betaine-aldehyde dehydrogenase: protein MRAQPKASHFIDGDYVEDVAGTPFESLYPATGEVIARLHAATPAIVEKAVASAKRAQKEWAAMSPTARGRVLKRAAKIMRERNRELSELETLDTGKPIQETIVADPTSGADAFEFFGGIAAVGLNGDYIPLGGDFAFTKRVPLGVCVGIGAWNYPQQIACWKGAPALVCGNAMVFKPSENTPLGALKIAEILIEAGLPKGLYNVIQGDRTTGPLLVNHPDVAKVSLTGSVPTGKKVAGAAGADLKHVTMELGGKSPLIVFDDADLESAIGGAMLGNFYSTGQVCSNGTRVFVQKGIKEKFLSRLKERTEKILIGDPMDEATQLGPMVSKAQRDKVLDFIEKGKAEGATLITGGGIPNDVSGDGYYIQPTVFADVTDTMTIAREEIFGPVMCVLGFDDEEEVIARGNATEFGLSGGVFTSDITRAHRVVDRLEAGTLWINTYNLCPVEIPFGGSKQSGFGRENSLAALEHYSELKTVYVSMGKVEAPY from the coding sequence ATGAGAGCCCAACCGAAAGCCTCGCACTTCATCGATGGCGACTATGTGGAAGACGTTGCCGGCACGCCCTTCGAGAGCCTCTATCCCGCCACCGGCGAGGTGATCGCGCGCCTCCATGCCGCAACGCCCGCCATCGTGGAAAAGGCCGTCGCCTCGGCGAAACGCGCGCAGAAGGAATGGGCGGCGATGAGCCCGACGGCCCGCGGCCGCGTGCTCAAGCGCGCCGCCAAGATCATGCGCGAGAGGAACCGCGAGCTTTCCGAGCTGGAGACGCTCGATACCGGCAAGCCGATCCAGGAGACCATCGTCGCCGACCCGACCTCGGGCGCCGACGCCTTCGAATTCTTCGGCGGCATCGCGGCGGTCGGCCTCAACGGGGATTACATACCGCTCGGGGGAGACTTCGCCTTCACCAAGCGCGTGCCGCTCGGCGTGTGCGTCGGCATCGGCGCGTGGAACTATCCGCAGCAGATCGCCTGCTGGAAGGGCGCGCCGGCGCTCGTCTGCGGCAATGCCATGGTCTTCAAGCCTTCGGAGAACACCCCGCTCGGCGCGCTGAAGATCGCGGAAATCCTCATCGAGGCCGGCCTGCCGAAGGGGCTCTACAACGTCATCCAGGGCGACCGGACGACCGGCCCGCTGCTCGTCAACCACCCCGATGTCGCCAAGGTCTCGCTGACCGGCTCGGTGCCGACCGGCAAGAAGGTGGCGGGCGCGGCGGGCGCCGACCTCAAGCATGTGACGATGGAACTCGGCGGCAAGTCGCCGCTCATCGTCTTCGACGACGCCGACCTCGAAAGCGCCATCGGCGGGGCGATGCTCGGCAACTTCTATTCCACCGGACAGGTCTGCTCGAACGGCACGCGCGTCTTCGTGCAGAAGGGCATCAAGGAGAAGTTCCTGTCGCGCCTCAAGGAGCGGACGGAAAAAATCCTGATCGGAGATCCGATGGACGAGGCGACGCAGCTCGGGCCGATGGTCTCGAAGGCGCAGCGCGACAAGGTCCTCGACTTTATCGAGAAGGGCAAGGCCGAGGGCGCGACGCTCATCACCGGCGGCGGGATCCCGAACGACGTTTCGGGTGACGGCTATTACATCCAGCCGACCGTCTTTGCCGACGTCACCGACACCATGACCATCGCACGCGAAGAGATCTTCGGACCGGTCATGTGCGTGCTCGGCTTCGACGACGAGGAAGAGGTGATCGCGCGCGGCAACGCAACGGAGTTCGGCCTCTCCGGCGGCGTCTTCACGTCGGACATCACCCGCGCACACCGCGTCGTCGACCGGCTCGAAGCCGGCACGCTCTGGATCAACACCTACAATCTCTGCCCCGTGGAAATCCCCTTCGGCGGTTCCAAGCAATCCGGCTTCGGGCGGGAGAACTCGCTTGCCGCGCTGGAGCACTATTCGGAGCTGAAGACGGTCTATGTGTCCATGGGCAAGGTCGAGGCGCCGTATTGA
- the betC gene encoding choline-sulfatase: MTASKPNILIIMVDQLNGTFFPDGPADFLHAPHMKALAARSARFRNNYTSSPLCAPARASFMAGQLPSRTQVYDNAAEYISSIPTFAHHLRRAGYYTALSGKMHFVGPDQLHGFEERLTTDIYPADFGWTPDYRKPGERIDWWYHNMGSVTGAGVAEITNQMEYDDEVAFLANQKLYQLSRENDDQYRRPWCLTVSFTHPHDPYVARRKFWDLYEDCAHLMPQVGMLEEQDPHSARILHSCDYARFAITGEHVRRSRQAYFANISYLDEKVGELVDTLGRTRMLDETLIFFCSDHGDMLGERGLWFKMNFFEGSARVPLMIAGPGVTPGLHLAPTSNLDVTPTLCDLAGISMDEVMPWTDGESLVPVIGGEGRTTPVLMEYAAEASYAPLVCIREGKWKYIHCELDPEQLYDLEADPKELTNLATSDNPVIRATMEAFRQMREARWDMAAFDAAVRESQARRWVVYEALRNGAYYPWDHQPLQKASERYMRNHMNLDNLEESKRYPRGE, encoded by the coding sequence GTGACCGCCAGCAAGCCTAACATCCTCATCATCATGGTCGACCAGCTCAACGGGACCTTCTTCCCCGACGGGCCGGCGGACTTCCTGCATGCGCCGCACATGAAGGCGCTCGCGGCGCGCTCGGCGCGGTTCCGCAACAACTACACCTCCTCCCCGCTCTGCGCGCCCGCCCGCGCCTCCTTCATGGCCGGGCAGTTGCCGAGCCGCACGCAGGTCTACGACAATGCGGCCGAATACATCTCCTCCATACCCACCTTCGCGCATCACCTGCGCCGCGCCGGCTATTACACGGCGCTGTCGGGGAAAATGCATTTCGTCGGGCCGGACCAGCTGCACGGTTTCGAGGAGCGGCTGACGACGGACATCTACCCGGCCGATTTCGGCTGGACGCCGGATTACCGCAAGCCCGGCGAGCGCATCGACTGGTGGTATCACAACATGGGTTCGGTGACGGGCGCGGGCGTCGCCGAGATCACCAACCAGATGGAATATGACGACGAGGTCGCCTTCCTCGCGAACCAGAAGCTCTACCAGCTCTCCCGAGAGAACGACGACCAGTACCGCCGCCCCTGGTGCCTCACCGTCTCCTTCACCCACCCGCACGATCCCTACGTGGCGCGGCGGAAGTTCTGGGACCTCTACGAGGATTGCGCGCACCTGATGCCGCAGGTCGGCATGCTGGAGGAGCAGGATCCGCATTCCGCCCGCATCCTGCATTCCTGCGACTACGCCAGGTTCGCCATCACCGGCGAGCATGTGCGCCGCTCGCGGCAGGCCTATTTCGCCAACATCTCCTATCTCGACGAGAAGGTCGGCGAGCTCGTCGACACGCTGGGGCGCACGCGCATGCTGGACGAGACGCTGATCTTCTTCTGCTCGGACCACGGCGACATGCTCGGCGAGCGCGGCCTGTGGTTCAAGATGAACTTCTTCGAAGGCTCGGCCCGCGTGCCGCTGATGATCGCCGGTCCCGGCGTGACGCCGGGCCTGCATCTCGCCCCCACGTCCAATCTCGACGTGACGCCGACGCTCTGCGACCTCGCGGGCATTTCCATGGACGAGGTGATGCCGTGGACGGACGGGGAAAGCCTCGTGCCCGTCATCGGCGGCGAGGGGCGCACGACGCCCGTGCTGATGGAATATGCGGCGGAGGCCTCCTATGCGCCGCTCGTCTGCATCCGCGAGGGCAAGTGGAAATACATCCACTGCGAGCTCGACCCGGAACAGCTCTACGACCTCGAAGCCGACCCGAAGGAACTGACCAATCTCGCGACCTCCGACAATCCGGTGATCCGGGCGACGATGGAGGCCTTCCGCCAGATGCGCGAGGCGCGCTGGGACATGGCCGCCTTCGACGCCGCCGTGCGCGAGAGCCAGGCGCGGCGCTGGGTGGTCTACGAGGCGCTGCGCAACGGCGCCTACTACCCCTGGGACCACCAGCCGCTGCAGAAGGCATCCGAACGCTACATGCGCAACCACATGAACCTCGACAATCTCGAGGAGTCCAAACGCTATCCGCGGGGAGAATGA
- the betI gene encoding transcriptional regulator BetI produces MPKVGMEPVRRKALVDATLRAVGDHGSLTVTMSEIARHAGVSPALAHHYFGSKEQLVIETIRSLLRTLRTDAVAALKAAATPRDRLSAVIRVNFQAHQFAPETVAAWLAFYSEAQRSEAVRRLLVVYARRLNSNLLASLKQLCPAGHASEIADGAAAMIDGLYLRQGLKSAPVSIESSIALTESYVNAQLAAVAGDACHDGGRRLPVTPER; encoded by the coding sequence ATGCCGAAGGTTGGAATGGAGCCGGTGCGCCGCAAGGCGCTGGTGGATGCGACGCTGCGGGCCGTGGGCGACCATGGCTCGCTGACCGTCACCATGTCGGAGATCGCCCGCCATGCCGGCGTCTCCCCTGCCCTTGCGCACCATTATTTCGGCTCCAAGGAACAGCTCGTCATCGAGACGATCCGCAGCCTCCTGCGCACGCTGCGCACCGATGCGGTGGCGGCGCTGAAGGCGGCGGCGACGCCGCGCGACAGGCTTTCGGCCGTCATCCGCGTCAATTTCCAGGCGCACCAGTTCGCGCCGGAAACGGTGGCCGCATGGCTTGCCTTCTATTCGGAGGCGCAGCGTTCGGAAGCGGTGCGGCGGCTCCTCGTCGTCTATGCGCGGCGGCTGAACTCCAACCTGCTCGCCAGCCTGAAGCAGCTTTGCCCGGCCGGGCACGCCAGCGAGATCGCCGACGGCGCGGCCGCGATGATCGACGGGCTCTACCTGCGGCAGGGCCTGAAATCCGCGCCGGTCAGCATCGAATCCTCGATCGCGCTGACGGAGAGCTACGTCAATGCCCAGCTTGCCGCCGTCGCTGGCGATGCCTGCCATGACGGAGGCCGGCGGCTACCTGTCACACCGGAACGCTAG
- a CDS encoding HdeD family acid-resistance protein, whose amino-acid sequence MVLSPGMNPVSEVRAKWGWFVALGVILLVFGGIAAANLFMATVASVYYVGMLMIVGGAVHLAHAFQVKAWRETLSWALSALLYLAAGVLAFVNPVLTSAVLTLLMAAALLVAGVFRIFAAWRVRPESGWGWLMAGGVVTTLAGIVFILGWPVNSLWLLGLFLAFDLAMQGWALIAFGLALRR is encoded by the coding sequence ATGGTCCTCTCTCCCGGAATGAACCCTGTCTCCGAAGTGCGTGCGAAATGGGGCTGGTTCGTCGCCCTCGGCGTCATCCTGCTGGTCTTCGGCGGTATTGCCGCCGCCAATCTCTTCATGGCGACGGTCGCCTCGGTCTATTATGTCGGCATGCTGATGATCGTCGGCGGCGCGGTGCACCTTGCCCATGCCTTCCAGGTCAAGGCCTGGCGGGAGACGCTCTCCTGGGCGCTGAGCGCGCTGCTCTATCTCGCGGCCGGCGTGCTCGCCTTCGTCAATCCGGTGCTGACCTCGGCCGTGCTGACGCTGCTGATGGCGGCAGCCCTGCTCGTTGCCGGCGTCTTCCGTATCTTCGCGGCCTGGCGCGTGCGGCCGGAAAGCGGCTGGGGATGGCTGATGGCGGGCGGCGTGGTCACGACGCTGGCGGGTATCGTCTTCATCCTCGGCTGGCCGGTGAACAGCCTCTGGCTGCTCGGCCTCTTCCTCGCCTTCGACCTTGCCATGCAGGGCTGGGCGCTGATCGCCTTCGGCCTGGCGCTGCGCAGGTAG
- the crcB gene encoding fluoride efflux transporter CrcB, protein MNYLIVFLGAGIGGAGRHGVNVLAARLVGTAFPAGTLVINVLGCLAMGLVAGFFAFRGHLPQEARLFLTTGILGGFTTFSAFSLDAALLWERGEAGLAALYVGASVILSLLAVAAGLALTRAMLAGGAV, encoded by the coding sequence ATGAACTATCTGATCGTCTTTCTCGGCGCGGGCATCGGCGGGGCGGGCCGGCACGGCGTGAACGTGCTCGCCGCGCGGCTCGTCGGCACCGCCTTTCCCGCCGGCACGCTCGTCATCAACGTGCTCGGCTGCCTGGCGATGGGGCTGGTCGCCGGCTTCTTCGCCTTCCGCGGCCACCTGCCGCAGGAGGCGCGGCTTTTCCTGACGACGGGCATCCTCGGCGGCTTCACCACCTTCTCCGCCTTCTCGCTCGATGCGGCGCTGCTGTGGGAGCGGGGCGAAGCGGGGCTGGCGGCGCTCTATGTCGGGGCCTCCGTCATTCTCTCGCTCCTCGCCGTTGCGGCCGGGCTCGCGCTGACGCGCGCGATGCTCGCGGGAGGTGCGGTGTGA
- a CDS encoding EamA family transporter, producing MKGLLTSWQVWALGSAVFAALTAIFAKIGIAEVNSDFATFIRTVVILLAIAVMLTLAGNWQAPGAVPMRSWIFLVLSGLATGASWLCYFRALQIGKAAEVAPVDKLSVVLVAVFAVLFLGEQLSTAHWIAVVMIGGGALLLALPI from the coding sequence GTGAAGGGGCTTCTGACGTCCTGGCAGGTCTGGGCGCTCGGCTCGGCGGTCTTCGCGGCGCTGACCGCCATCTTCGCCAAGATCGGCATCGCCGAGGTCAATTCCGACTTCGCGACCTTCATCCGCACCGTCGTCATCCTCCTGGCCATCGCCGTGATGCTGACGCTTGCCGGCAACTGGCAGGCACCCGGCGCGGTGCCGATGCGGAGCTGGATCTTCCTCGTTCTCTCGGGGCTCGCGACGGGCGCCTCCTGGCTCTGCTATTTCCGGGCGCTGCAGATCGGCAAGGCCGCTGAGGTCGCGCCGGTCGACAAGCTGAGCGTCGTGCTCGTCGCCGTCTTCGCCGTCCTCTTCCTCGGCGAGCAGCTTTCCACCGCCCATTGGATCGCGGTGGTGATGATCGGCGGCGGGGCCTTGCTGCTGGCGCTTCCAATATGA
- a CDS encoding GGDEF domain-containing protein: MSAAELLALRRFGDGEIVTLAKLVIETAFQPIVEASTGAVFGHESLMRGFDRLGFRSPLDLIDRAYEAGQLLALEYMVNSRAIAAFSALPDFRSRTLFINLDSRLVPDGADLVERLVGHLGRAGIPASSICFEISERFDNDTLPDFAVLVRKLRLAGFKLAIDDFGVGHNGLKLLCDHPVDYLKIDRHFISGMDADARKRHLVRNTVNAAHVLGIRVIAEGVETEAEFIACREAGCDLVQGWFVSRPVTDFSALSPVYAQVARAGGTRRNSRTLDSILIRREIEHVAVLRENESLESVFEFFRRDPRRTFFPVLNANDEPRGILHEYHVKELSYHPFGRDLLKNRLYQKSLSHFVTTAPIADLDTPAEQLLDVFTGMGGNECVILTENLRYAGILSASSLLKIINEKRLKTAEDQNPLTGLPGNRSIRDYLQDKALDGDQLRCLCYFDFDNFKPFNDRYGFHKGDLALSLFASLLRRDFVGEDVFVGHVGGDDFFAGICGRPVGVVRETLERLLADFAREVRLLYSPEDQLAGEIRGHDRAGQAASFPLMRCSAAVLVVPEGEVIGEAAQISSRIAALKADAKGDATGLVFSPALD; this comes from the coding sequence ATGTCCGCCGCCGAATTGCTTGCCCTTCGTCGCTTCGGCGACGGCGAGATCGTCACGCTCGCCAAGCTGGTGATCGAGACGGCCTTCCAGCCGATCGTCGAGGCTTCGACCGGCGCGGTCTTCGGCCATGAATCGCTGATGCGCGGCTTCGACCGCCTCGGCTTCCGCTCGCCGCTCGACCTCATCGACCGCGCCTACGAGGCGGGCCAGCTCCTGGCGCTGGAATACATGGTCAACAGCCGCGCCATCGCCGCCTTCTCGGCGCTGCCGGATTTCCGCTCGCGCACCCTCTTCATCAACCTCGATTCCCGCCTCGTGCCCGATGGCGCGGATCTCGTCGAGCGCCTCGTCGGCCATCTCGGCCGCGCCGGCATCCCGGCCTCCTCGATCTGCTTCGAGATTTCCGAGCGCTTCGACAACGACACGCTGCCCGACTTCGCCGTCCTCGTGCGCAAGCTGCGCCTTGCCGGCTTCAAGCTCGCCATCGACGATTTCGGCGTCGGCCACAACGGCCTGAAACTGCTCTGCGATCACCCGGTCGACTATCTCAAGATCGACCGCCACTTCATTTCAGGCATGGATGCGGACGCCCGCAAGCGCCATCTGGTGCGCAATACCGTCAATGCCGCCCATGTGCTCGGCATCCGCGTGATCGCGGAAGGGGTGGAGACTGAGGCGGAGTTCATCGCCTGCCGCGAGGCGGGCTGCGATCTCGTGCAGGGCTGGTTCGTCTCGCGCCCCGTCACGGATTTTTCGGCGCTGAGCCCGGTCTATGCGCAGGTCGCGCGCGCCGGCGGCACGCGCCGCAATTCCCGCACGCTCGACAGCATCCTCATCCGCCGCGAGATCGAGCATGTCGCGGTGCTGCGCGAGAACGAGAGCCTCGAATCGGTCTTCGAATTCTTCCGCCGCGATCCGAGGCGCACCTTCTTCCCGGTGCTGAACGCCAATGACGAGCCGCGCGGCATCCTGCACGAATATCACGTCAAGGAACTGAGCTATCATCCCTTCGGCCGCGACCTCCTGAAGAACAGGCTCTACCAGAAGAGCCTGTCGCACTTCGTCACGACGGCGCCGATCGCCGATCTCGACACGCCCGCCGAACAGCTCCTCGACGTCTTCACCGGCATGGGCGGCAACGAATGCGTGATCCTGACGGAGAACCTGCGCTATGCCGGCATCCTCTCGGCCTCCTCGCTGCTGAAGATCATCAACGAGAAGCGCCTCAAGACGGCGGAGGACCAGAACCCGCTGACCGGCCTTCCCGGCAATCGCTCGATCCGCGACTACCTGCAGGACAAGGCGCTCGACGGCGACCAGCTAAGGTGCCTGTGCTATTTCGACTTCGACAACTTCAAGCCGTTCAACGATCGCTACGGCTTCCACAAGGGCGACCTTGCGCTCTCGCTCTTCGCCTCGCTGCTGCGCCGCGACTTCGTCGGGGAGGATGTCTTCGTCGGCCATGTCGGCGGCGACGATTTCTTTGCCGGCATCTGCGGCCGGCCGGTAGGCGTGGTGCGCGAAACGCTGGAGCGGCTGCTTGCCGATTTCGCCCGCGAGGTGCGCCTGCTCTATTCGCCGGAGGACCAGCTCGCCGGCGAGATCCGCGGCCACGACCGCGCCGGCCAAGCCGCCAGCTTCCCGCTGATGCGCTGCTCGGCGGCTGTGCTCGTCGTCCCCGAGGGCGAGGTGATCGGCGAGGCGGCGCAGATCAGCAGCCGGATCGCCGCGCTCAAGGCCGATGCCAAGGGCGATGCCACGGGGCTCGTCTTTTCCCCGGCGCTGGACTGA
- a CDS encoding NAD(P)H-quinone oxidoreductase translates to MSVPSSMSYVGFSEHGGPDNLAVTEGRTPEVRPGEILVRVEAAGINRPDVLQRKGDYPPPPDASPILGLEVAGKVVALGEGVTDHKLGDRVCALANGGGYAQYCAVPATQALPFPKGYDAVKAAALPETFFTVWANLFMMADLKPGESVLIHGGTSGIGTTAIQLAAALGARVFATAGSAEKCKACLDLGASRAINYRDEDFAAVIAGETGKVGVDVILDMIGAAYFERNVKSLARDGRLSIIAFLGGAVAERVNLSPIMLKRLRVMGSAMRPRTAAEKREIRDELLQKVWPLLEEGRVAPVIHAVMPYADAAAAHRMMEEGDHIGKIVLTVD, encoded by the coding sequence ATGTCAGTTCCATCGTCCATGTCCTATGTCGGGTTCAGCGAACATGGCGGGCCGGATAACCTGGCCGTCACCGAGGGGCGCACGCCCGAGGTCCGGCCCGGCGAGATCCTCGTGCGCGTGGAGGCGGCGGGCATCAACCGCCCGGACGTCCTCCAGCGCAAGGGCGACTATCCGCCGCCGCCCGATGCCAGCCCCATCCTCGGCCTCGAAGTCGCCGGCAAGGTCGTGGCGCTCGGCGAGGGCGTGACCGATCACAAGCTCGGCGACCGGGTCTGCGCGCTCGCCAATGGCGGCGGCTATGCGCAATATTGCGCGGTGCCGGCCACGCAGGCGCTGCCCTTCCCGAAGGGCTACGACGCGGTGAAGGCGGCGGCGCTGCCGGAGACCTTCTTCACCGTCTGGGCGAACCTCTTCATGATGGCGGACCTGAAGCCCGGCGAAAGCGTGCTGATCCATGGCGGCACCAGCGGCATCGGCACGACGGCGATCCAGCTTGCCGCCGCCCTCGGCGCGCGCGTCTTCGCCACGGCCGGCTCGGCGGAAAAATGCAAGGCCTGCCTCGACCTCGGCGCAAGCCGCGCCATCAACTACCGCGACGAGGACTTCGCCGCCGTCATCGCCGGGGAGACCGGCAAGGTCGGCGTCGACGTCATCCTCGACATGATCGGCGCGGCCTATTTCGAGCGCAACGTGAAGTCGCTTGCCCGCGACGGGCGCCTGTCGATCATCGCCTTCCTCGGCGGCGCCGTCGCCGAGCGCGTGAACCTTTCTCCCATCATGCTGAAGCGCCTGCGCGTCATGGGCTCGGCCATGCGCCCGCGCACGGCGGCGGAAAAGCGGGAGATCCGCGACGAACTTCTCCAGAAGGTCTGGCCGCTCCTGGAGGAAGGGCGTGTGGCGCCGGTCATCCACGCGGTCATGCCCTATGCCGACGCCGCCGCCGCCCACCGCATGATGGAAGAGGGCGATCACATCGGCAAGATCGTGCTGACCGTCGATTGA